One region of Clostridiales bacterium genomic DNA includes:
- a CDS encoding UDP-N-acetylglucosamine 1-carboxyvinyltransferase — MDRYVIHGGRPLHGEIEISGAKNAAVAIIPAALMVDGVCRIENMPQISDVDMLLKILQGLGARVEYLSPSAVEIDCTQVRFTEPPYDLMRKIRASYYFIGSMLSRFGSAKTTMPGGCNFGVRPIDQHIKGMTAMGANVEVKNGFVYADTPDGRLRGAKVYLDKVSVGATMNIIIAATLARGRTVIENAAREPHIVDLANFLNSMGADIRGAGTDSIRIQGVERLHGGTYSVIPDQIEAGTYMAACAAAGGEVRLANVIPRHLECISAKLREMGVTVVEGGDSVLVRSNGRLRHTNVKTQPYPGFPTDMQPQISVALCLADGTSVVTEGVYDNRYRYIQELGRMGADAQVDGCTAIINGVEGLHGAEVRACDLRAGAAVVIAGLCATGETVVTDIRFIERGYENFVGKLRGVGADIVLERDGAEQCAAAAAE, encoded by the coding sequence TTGGATAGATATGTAATACATGGCGGCAGACCCCTGCACGGGGAGATCGAGATCAGCGGCGCGAAAAACGCGGCCGTGGCGATCATCCCGGCAGCGCTGATGGTCGACGGTGTCTGCCGGATCGAGAATATGCCCCAGATCAGCGACGTGGATATGCTCCTGAAGATCCTGCAGGGGCTGGGCGCGCGGGTGGAATACCTCAGCCCCTCCGCCGTCGAGATCGACTGCACCCAGGTGCGCTTCACCGAGCCGCCGTATGACCTGATGCGCAAGATCCGCGCGTCGTACTATTTCATCGGCTCGATGCTCAGCCGCTTCGGCTCGGCCAAGACGACCATGCCCGGCGGCTGCAACTTCGGCGTCCGGCCGATCGACCAGCACATCAAGGGCATGACCGCGATGGGCGCGAATGTCGAGGTGAAAAACGGCTTTGTCTATGCCGACACGCCGGACGGTCGCCTGCGCGGGGCAAAGGTATATCTGGATAAGGTCTCGGTCGGCGCGACGATGAACATCATCATCGCGGCGACGCTTGCGCGCGGCCGCACCGTGATCGAGAACGCGGCGCGCGAGCCGCACATCGTCGACCTTGCCAACTTCCTCAACTCCATGGGCGCCGACATTCGCGGTGCCGGCACGGATTCCATCCGCATTCAGGGCGTCGAGCGCCTGCACGGCGGCACGTACAGCGTCATCCCCGACCAGATCGAGGCGGGCACGTATATGGCGGCCTGCGCCGCGGCCGGCGGGGAAGTGCGCCTGGCGAATGTGATCCCGCGCCATCTGGAGTGCATCAGCGCCAAGCTGCGCGAGATGGGCGTCACCGTCGTCGAGGGCGGGGACAGCGTGCTCGTGCGCAGCAACGGCCGCCTGCGCCATACGAACGTCAAGACCCAGCCGTACCCCGGCTTCCCGACGGATATGCAGCCACAGATCAGCGTGGCGCTGTGTCTGGCCGACGGCACGAGCGTCGTGACCGAGGGCGTGTATGACAATCGCTACAGGTACATTCAGGAGCTCGGCCGCATGGGCGCGGACGCGCAGGTGGACGGCTGCACCGCCATCATCAACGGCGTGGAGGGCCTGCACGGCGCGGAAGTTCGCGCATGCGACCTGCGTGCCGGCGCCGCTGTGGTCATTGCGGGCCTGTGCGCCACGGGGGAGACCGTGGTCACGGACATCCGCTTTATCGAGCGCGGCTACGAAAACTTCGTCGGCAAGCTGCGCGGCGTCGGCGCGGACATCGTGCTCGAGCGCGACGGGGCCGAGCAGTGCGCGGCGGCCGCTGCCGAATGA
- a CDS encoding adaptor protein MecA: MLVETADAAAVAMRITRAEWAALREADIRAAVDHALETRGLAPWTSMKIELFVAEKEVLLIARPISTPPRRFRFRSFADLTAALGCFPAGLDSDVVYIDGGWELFVRTGDEALPNALFEFGEPLPCTEELYAHIGEHGDVVARCDAVGTLQRYFC; this comes from the coding sequence ATGCTGGTAGAAACCGCTGACGCCGCGGCCGTCGCCATGCGCATCACGCGCGCCGAGTGGGCCGCGCTGCGCGAGGCCGACATCCGCGCCGCCGTCGACCATGCGCTCGAGACGCGCGGGCTCGCGCCCTGGACAAGTATGAAGATCGAACTGTTCGTTGCCGAAAAGGAGGTGCTGCTCATCGCAAGACCCATTTCCACCCCGCCGCGCCGGTTCCGGTTCCGCTCGTTTGCCGACCTGACCGCAGCGCTGGGCTGTTTTCCGGCCGGGCTCGACTCGGACGTGGTGTACATAGACGGCGGCTGGGAGCTGTTCGTGCGCACCGGGGACGAGGCGCTGCCGAACGCGCTCTTCGAGTTCGGCGAGCCGCTGCCGTGTACCGAGGAACTGTACGCACACATCGGCGAACACGGCGACGTGGTCGCCCGCTGTGACGCCGTCGGGACGCTTCAGCGCTATTTCTGCTGA
- the rlmH gene encoding 23S rRNA (pseudouridine(1915)-N(3))-methyltransferase RlmH has product MLSITLVCVGKMRETYYISAFAEYAKRLGAYCRFDLVELPEQRLPERPSQKEIHAALEKEAQAIRARIPKGAAVIAMCVEGKLLSSEALARQLAGYAAGGTSKVCFLVGGSFGLDEGLKREASLRLSMSPMTFPHHLARVMLAEQIYRACTINAGTQYHK; this is encoded by the coding sequence ATGCTGTCGATAACCCTCGTCTGCGTCGGAAAGATGCGCGAGACCTATTATATCTCCGCGTTCGCGGAATATGCCAAGCGGCTGGGCGCCTATTGCCGGTTTGACCTGGTGGAGCTGCCGGAGCAGCGCCTGCCGGAGCGCCCGTCGCAAAAAGAGATCCACGCCGCGCTGGAAAAAGAGGCGCAGGCCATCCGCGCGCGCATCCCGAAGGGCGCGGCCGTGATCGCCATGTGCGTCGAGGGCAAGCTCCTCTCGAGCGAGGCGCTCGCGCGGCAGCTCGCCGGTTACGCCGCGGGCGGCACGTCGAAGGTGTGCTTTCTCGTCGGCGGGTCGTTCGGCCTCGACGAGGGCCTCAAGCGCGAGGCGTCGCTGCGGCTGAGCATGTCGCCGATGACATTCCCGCACCATCTGGCGCGCGTCATGCTCGCCGAGCAGATCTACCGCGCGTGCACGATCAACGCGGGCACGCAATATCATAAATGA
- a CDS encoding YabP/YqfC family sporulation protein has protein sequence MACSEGGEPVKRLSDIPLEIAERLDLPAESVAGVPKLTVTGRRRALVENHCGLLEYSHECIVVDGGRVRVCIRGTNLQLVAMDSTALLISGTIACAEFA, from the coding sequence ATGGCTTGCAGCGAAGGGGGTGAGCCGGTGAAGCGGCTGTCTGATATTCCGCTCGAGATTGCGGAGCGGCTGGACCTGCCGGCGGAATCCGTGGCCGGCGTGCCGAAGCTGACCGTGACCGGCCGGCGCCGCGCGCTGGTGGAAAACCACTGCGGTCTGCTCGAATACAGCCACGAGTGCATCGTGGTCGACGGCGGGCGGGTGCGCGTGTGCATCCGCGGCACGAACCTGCAGCTCGTGGCCATGGACAGCACGGCGCTGCTGATCTCCGGCACGATCGCGTGTGCCGAATTTGCGTGA
- a CDS encoding chromate transporter: protein MIYLRLFWEFFKTGLFSVGGGLATLPFIYDMSDRTGWFTYQQIADMVAVSESTPGPIGVNTATYVGYVTAGVPGSLIATLGLVTPAVICILIIASCLKKFRENRFVDHAFYGLRPASAALIAAAGFSVVRISLIQESAFQASGRFTDLFFWKGLLLAAVIWVLTNVVKPTKKLHPIVYIAASAVVGIVFSFAGV from the coding sequence ATGATCTATCTGCGCCTGTTCTGGGAGTTTTTCAAGACCGGCCTGTTTTCCGTCGGCGGCGGCCTCGCCACGCTCCCGTTTATCTATGACATGTCCGACCGCACGGGCTGGTTCACCTATCAGCAGATCGCGGACATGGTCGCGGTGTCGGAGTCCACGCCCGGTCCGATCGGCGTCAACACGGCGACCTATGTGGGCTACGTCACGGCCGGCGTCCCCGGCTCGCTCATCGCGACGCTGGGTCTCGTGACGCCCGCGGTCATCTGCATCCTCATCATCGCGTCCTGCCTGAAAAAGTTCCGGGAAAACCGGTTCGTCGACCATGCGTTTTACGGGCTGCGCCCGGCGTCCGCTGCGCTGATTGCGGCGGCGGGCTTTTCCGTCGTGCGCATCTCGCTGATCCAGGAGAGCGCCTTTCAGGCCAGCGGCCGGTTCACGGATCTGTTTTTCTGGAAGGGGCTGCTGCTCGCCGCCGTCATCTGGGTGCTGACGAATGTCGTCAAGCCGACGAAAAAGCTGCACCCGATCGTATACATCGCGGCGTCTGCCGTCGTCGGCATCGTGTTTTCGTTTGCCGGCGTGTGA
- a CDS encoding MBL fold metallo-hydrolase, which produces MNIALFASGSSGNCALVSDGETHILIDAGISARRICAGLTAQDVAPADLAGVLVTHEHSDHVKGLAVLLRRDPTAVYALPAVCAALRKLLPERTDCLHEIAPGEPFCLGDVRVTPFPTPHDAAGSCGYRLDGSARFGFCTDLGTVTDAVRAALCGVDCAVIEANHDPELLRTGPYPIYLKRRIASDHGHLSNESAGALAVYLAENGAQQLILGHLSRENNTPRAALETVSLALAAAGFQPGTQPELYAAPAETTLALTAGKACVCCR; this is translated from the coding sequence ATGAACATCGCGCTGTTTGCCAGCGGGTCGAGCGGCAACTGCGCGCTCGTGTCCGACGGCGAGACACATATTCTGATCGACGCCGGCATCTCCGCGCGGCGCATCTGCGCGGGACTCACTGCGCAGGATGTTGCGCCGGCCGACCTCGCGGGCGTACTCGTGACGCACGAGCACTCCGACCATGTCAAGGGCCTGGCCGTTTTGCTGCGGCGCGACCCCACGGCGGTGTATGCGCTGCCGGCGGTGTGCGCTGCGCTGCGAAAATTGCTGCCTGAGCGGACGGACTGCCTGCACGAGATCGCGCCGGGCGAGCCGTTTTGCCTCGGCGATGTGCGCGTGACACCGTTTCCCACGCCGCATGACGCGGCCGGGAGCTGCGGCTACCGGCTCGACGGGTCGGCGCGCTTCGGTTTCTGCACCGACCTCGGCACCGTGACGGATGCCGTGCGCGCGGCGCTGTGCGGCGTGGACTGCGCCGTCATTGAGGCCAACCACGACCCGGAACTGCTGCGCACCGGGCCTTACCCGATCTATCTCAAGCGCCGGATCGCATCCGATCACGGCCATCTGTCGAATGAAAGCGCCGGGGCGCTGGCGGTGTACCTCGCGGAAAACGGGGCGCAGCAGCTCATCCTCGGCCATCTCAGCCGGGAGAACAACACGCCCCGCGCCGCGCTCGAGACCGTGTCACTCGCGCTCGCGGCGGCGGGCTTTCAGCCCGGCACGCAGCCGGAGCTGTACGCCGCCCCGGCGGAGACGACGCTCGCGCTCACGGCGGGAAAGGCGTGCGTATGCTGTCGATAA
- a CDS encoding NUDIX hydrolase: protein MELIEQKLKTLTSYHGVIVNVRLDEARLPDGSTAKREVVEHPGGVTVLPLEPDGTVWCVRQYRYPFSRTLLEVPAGKLEPGEAPELAAARELSEETGLTAGRMQYLGANFTSPGYSEEVLHIYLARDLHRGAAHLDPGEFLNVERHPLEELVQTALDGELCDGKTTVALLKTQLLLARERGEAASGGL from the coding sequence ATGGAACTGATCGAACAAAAGCTCAAGACCCTCACGAGCTACCACGGTGTGATCGTCAACGTCCGGCTCGACGAGGCGCGCCTGCCCGACGGCAGCACGGCCAAGCGCGAGGTCGTGGAGCATCCGGGCGGCGTGACGGTACTGCCGCTGGAGCCCGACGGCACGGTCTGGTGCGTGCGGCAGTACCGCTATCCGTTTTCGCGCACGCTGCTCGAGGTGCCGGCCGGCAAGCTCGAGCCGGGCGAAGCGCCGGAGCTGGCCGCGGCGCGCGAGCTCTCGGAGGAGACGGGCCTGACGGCCGGCCGGATGCAGTATCTGGGCGCGAACTTTACATCGCCCGGTTACTCGGAGGAGGTGCTGCACATCTATCTGGCGCGCGACCTGCACCGCGGCGCGGCGCACCTCGATCCCGGCGAATTTCTGAACGTGGAGCGGCATCCGCTGGAGGAACTGGTGCAGACGGCGCTCGATGGTGAACTTTGCGACGGAAAAACGACAGTTGCCCTGCTGAAAACGCAGCTTTTGCTCGCGCGCGAGCGCGGCGAGGCGGCAAGTGGTGGGTTGTGA
- a CDS encoding sporulation protein YqfD: MTRWILALCGYARLEVCGVHPERVLNACAAAGIACTASEPVDAYTLRITVRARCAETAAELARRSQCEVKTLYRRGLPQLLRRAARYRGACAGLLVAVLAVLTSSLFIWRIDVTGNETLTTGQILRCLDECGVRPGTYWPALSNDLVRNDMILCLPELRWLTVNVHGSRAEVIVREKDPLPDITPDDTPVSIYASATGVILSMDVYAGEARVVPGAAVEPGDVLVSGAVTDLGGGVRPVCARADIRARTRQVLTGQIALTETEKQPAHGARTRWALRAGKKRINFYQNSGISDAECDKIIYEYPFAIRGVFTLPFSLLRERVQPYRTADAPVSEDAARTSLEQALLQQLRETIGADGAIISYETAAETTGNVLTVTLTAECEQEIGRAQATPDAEFLQLRPPAGEGTTADD, encoded by the coding sequence TTGACGCGGTGGATCCTGGCCCTTTGCGGCTATGCGCGGCTGGAGGTGTGCGGCGTGCACCCGGAGCGCGTGCTCAATGCATGCGCGGCGGCGGGCATCGCTTGCACGGCGTCCGAGCCGGTGGACGCCTATACGCTGCGCATCACGGTGCGCGCGCGCTGCGCGGAAACGGCGGCAGAGCTGGCGCGCCGGAGCCAGTGCGAGGTGAAAACGCTCTATCGCCGCGGCCTGCCGCAGCTGCTGCGGCGCGCCGCGCGCTACCGGGGCGCGTGCGCGGGGCTGCTCGTGGCGGTGCTGGCGGTGCTGACATCGTCGCTGTTCATCTGGCGCATCGACGTGACCGGCAACGAGACGCTCACGACCGGGCAGATCCTGCGCTGTCTGGACGAATGCGGCGTGCGCCCGGGCACGTACTGGCCCGCGCTGTCGAACGACCTGGTGCGCAACGACATGATCCTGTGCCTGCCGGAGCTGCGCTGGCTGACCGTGAACGTGCACGGCAGCCGCGCCGAGGTGATCGTGCGCGAAAAAGACCCCCTGCCGGACATCACGCCGGACGACACGCCCGTGAGCATTTATGCCTCCGCGACCGGGGTCATCCTGAGCATGGACGTCTACGCCGGCGAGGCGCGCGTCGTGCCCGGCGCGGCGGTCGAGCCGGGCGATGTGCTCGTGTCCGGCGCGGTCACAGACCTCGGCGGCGGGGTGCGCCCGGTGTGCGCCCGCGCCGACATCCGCGCGCGCACGCGGCAGGTGCTGACCGGGCAGATCGCCCTGACGGAGACCGAAAAGCAGCCCGCGCACGGCGCGCGGACGCGCTGGGCGCTGCGCGCGGGGAAAAAGCGGATCAATTTTTATCAAAACAGTGGAATTTCTGACGCGGAATGTGATAAAATCATTTATGAATATCCTTTTGCGATCCGGGGCGTGTTCACGCTGCCGTTTTCGCTGTTGCGTGAGCGCGTGCAGCCGTATCGGACGGCGGACGCGCCGGTATCTGAGGACGCGGCGCGCACATCGCTCGAGCAGGCGCTGCTGCAGCAGCTGCGCGAGACGATCGGCGCGGATGGCGCGATCATTTCCTATGAAACGGCAGCGGAGACTACCGGCAACGTGCTGACCGTGACGCTCACGGCCGAGTGCGAGCAGGAGATCGGCCGCGCGCAGGCGACGCCGGACGCGGAATTTTTACAGCTTCGGCCGCCGGCCGGGGAAGGGACTACAGCAGATGATTGA
- a CDS encoding chromate transporter yields MKEKLKQLFGLFGAFAVVGVTTFGGGYAMLPALQREVVEKRRWATEEEVMDWYAIGQCTPGVIAVNTATFVGQKQAGIWGGIFATLGVVFPSLVIIMIIAAFIQNFAHLPAVQNAFAGIRVCVCVLILNAVVKLWKKSVVDWKTFLIFLLVFAGSVFLNISPVLYVLAAALAGIVIKELEARKA; encoded by the coding sequence ATGAAAGAGAAACTCAAACAGCTCTTCGGCCTCTTCGGCGCGTTCGCCGTCGTCGGCGTGACGACATTCGGCGGCGGCTATGCCATGCTGCCCGCGCTGCAGCGCGAGGTCGTGGAAAAGCGCCGCTGGGCCACGGAGGAAGAGGTCATGGACTGGTACGCCATCGGCCAGTGCACGCCGGGCGTCATCGCGGTCAACACCGCCACGTTCGTCGGGCAGAAGCAGGCGGGCATCTGGGGCGGCATCTTTGCCACGCTGGGCGTCGTGTTCCCGTCGCTCGTCATCATCATGATCATTGCGGCCTTTATTCAGAATTTCGCGCACCTGCCCGCCGTGCAGAATGCCTTCGCCGGCATCCGCGTGTGCGTGTGCGTGCTCATCCTCAACGCCGTCGTGAAGCTGTGGAAAAAATCCGTCGTGGACTGGAAGACGTTTCTGATCTTCCTGCTCGTGTTCGCGGGCAGCGTGTTTTTGAATATCTCGCCGGTGCTGTATGTGCTCGCGGCCGCGCTCGCCGGCATCGTCATCAAGGAACTGGAGGCGCGTAAGGCATGA
- the smpB gene encoding SsrA-binding protein SmpB, whose translation MPRAKGVKQVAANRKALHDYFVLERFEAGVELFGTEVKSIRAGTVNLKDSFCTVKNGELFAYGIHISPYEHGSIYNRDPDRPKRLLMHRREITKLYARTKQDGLTLVPLSLYFKDSRVKVELGLCKGKKLYDKRDADAQRSAKREIDRTIKEKNY comes from the coding sequence ATGCCGAGAGCCAAGGGCGTCAAGCAGGTCGCGGCCAACCGCAAGGCCCTGCATGACTATTTCGTGCTCGAGCGGTTCGAGGCCGGTGTGGAGCTCTTCGGCACCGAGGTCAAGTCCATCCGCGCGGGCACGGTCAATCTGAAAGATTCGTTCTGCACCGTGAAAAACGGGGAGCTGTTTGCCTACGGCATCCACATCAGCCCCTACGAGCACGGCAGCATCTACAACCGCGACCCCGACCGGCCGAAGCGCCTGCTCATGCACCGGCGGGAGATCACGAAGCTCTACGCCCGCACGAAGCAGGACGGGCTGACGCTCGTGCCGCTGTCGCTGTATTTCAAGGACAGCCGCGTGAAGGTGGAGCTCGGCCTGTGCAAGGGCAAAAAGCTCTATGACAAGCGCGACGCCGACGCGCAGCGCAGCGCCAAACGCGAGATCGACAGAACGA
- a CDS encoding phospho-sugar mutase — protein sequence MRNYMEEYQRWLDSPALSNAEWEELNAIRDDKKEIESRFFAPLEFGTAGLRGEMALGCRRMNIHVIRHATQAFAEVIKSEGESACARGIAICFDCRINSERFAHEAAGVMAANGIHVRIFDALRPTPELSFAVKHYGTTAGLNITASHNPKEYNGYKVYWSDGAQLPPQHAAAIARNMERLDIFNDIQRMDFDDAVRQGLVEFMGAETDEAFLSNVLRQPIDPDVVRRVADRFKIVYTPFHGAGWHLVPEALHRLGMTQVIPVKEQMVLDGTFPTVKSPNPENPEGFYLAVDLAKEVGSDLILGTDPDSDRVGVMVRGADGEYHTITGNQMGVLLLDYIITARRRKGTLPENAAAISTIVTSKMVRRICDVNDIHFDETFTGFKFMAEKLAEYQRDGSYQYVLAFEESYGYMMGDYVRDKDAVTACVMITEMAAYYFEQGMTLAQALDALYEKYGFYGERTLNLVMPGLDGLEKMRALMAQLRREPLQEIAGTKVVRMRDYQDGSVYVMGLGKMDKTPISGSNVLYFELDDGCSFIVRPSGTEPKIKVYILGVGATRAECDERVQRYAQFAETLRG from the coding sequence ATGCGTAATTATATGGAAGAATACCAGCGCTGGCTCGACAGCCCCGCGCTCTCCAATGCGGAATGGGAAGAACTCAACGCCATCCGCGACGACAAAAAAGAGATCGAGAGCCGCTTTTTCGCCCCGCTCGAGTTCGGCACGGCCGGCCTGCGCGGCGAGATGGCGCTCGGCTGCCGCCGCATGAACATTCATGTCATCCGCCACGCCACGCAGGCGTTCGCGGAGGTCATCAAGTCCGAGGGCGAGAGCGCGTGCGCACGCGGCATCGCCATCTGCTTCGACTGCCGCATCAACAGCGAGCGCTTTGCGCACGAGGCGGCGGGCGTCATGGCGGCCAACGGCATCCACGTGCGCATTTTCGACGCCCTGCGTCCGACGCCGGAGCTGTCGTTTGCCGTCAAGCACTACGGCACCACGGCCGGCCTGAACATCACGGCCAGCCACAACCCGAAAGAATATAACGGCTACAAGGTCTACTGGTCCGACGGGGCGCAGCTCCCGCCGCAGCACGCCGCCGCCATCGCCAGGAACATGGAGCGGCTGGACATCTTCAATGACATCCAGCGCATGGACTTTGACGACGCGGTGCGTCAGGGTCTTGTGGAGTTCATGGGCGCGGAGACGGACGAGGCGTTTTTGTCCAACGTCCTGCGCCAGCCGATCGACCCGGACGTTGTCCGCCGCGTGGCCGACCGGTTCAAGATCGTCTACACGCCGTTTCACGGCGCGGGCTGGCACCTCGTGCCCGAGGCGCTGCACCGTCTGGGCATGACGCAGGTCATCCCCGTCAAGGAGCAGATGGTGCTCGACGGCACGTTCCCGACCGTCAAGAGCCCGAACCCGGAAAATCCGGAGGGCTTCTATCTGGCCGTTGACCTCGCCAAGGAGGTCGGCAGCGACCTCATCCTCGGCACGGATCCGGACTCCGACCGCGTCGGCGTCATGGTCCGCGGCGCGGACGGGGAGTACCACACCATCACCGGCAACCAGATGGGCGTGCTGCTGCTCGACTATATCATTACGGCGCGCCGCCGCAAGGGCACGCTGCCGGAAAACGCGGCCGCGATCTCGACGATCGTCACGTCCAAAATGGTGCGCCGCATCTGCGATGTGAACGACATCCACTTTGACGAGACGTTCACAGGCTTTAAGTTCATGGCCGAGAAGCTGGCCGAATACCAGCGCGACGGCTCGTATCAGTACGTGCTCGCCTTCGAGGAGAGCTACGGCTACATGATGGGCGACTATGTCCGCGACAAGGACGCCGTGACCGCCTGCGTGATGATCACGGAGATGGCGGCGTACTACTTCGAGCAGGGCATGACGCTCGCGCAGGCGCTCGACGCGCTGTATGAAAAGTACGGCTTCTACGGGGAGCGCACGCTCAACCTCGTCATGCCGGGCCTCGACGGTCTGGAGAAGATGCGCGCGCTCATGGCGCAGCTGCGCCGCGAGCCGCTGCAGGAGATCGCGGGCACGAAGGTCGTGCGCATGCGCGACTATCAGGATGGCTCGGTGTACGTCATGGGCCTCGGCAAGATGGACAAAACGCCCATCTCCGGCTCGAACGTACTGTATTTTGAGCTGGACGACGGCTGCTCGTTCATCGTCCGCCCGTCCGGCACGGAGCCGAAGATCAAGGTGTACATCCTTGGTGTCGGCGCGACGCGCGCCGAGTGCGACGAGCGCGTGCAGCGCTACGCGCAGTTCGCTGAGACGCTGCGCGGCTGA
- a CDS encoding sporulation protein, with amino-acid sequence MEGKRGNYIALAVTLSALGALLLCSQAALESARAGLNLCAQMIVPSLLPFFILSSLLQQLGLPGILGRWLSPVTQKLFGIGGAGASALLLGVTGGYPLGADAVARLRRSGALTREQAERALAFCNNSGPAFLVGAAGVGVFHSAGYGLLLYGVHVLSAVIVGMLFAPRSGGFLPEDRSQIAAVSLSQALPEAVRSAVRAVLTVSGFVVTFSVMTGVLDASGLLPALVGTSAARLGLELHFTRALCTGVLELGTGIGAMQGLMPTPGNLALAAFLIGWGGVSVHCQTAAVIAGTDIKSARHTVGRLLHGAISALCMWVLANLL; translated from the coding sequence GTGGAAGGCAAACGGGGCAATTACATCGCGCTTGCAGTGACGCTCTCGGCGCTCGGCGCGCTGCTGCTGTGCTCACAGGCGGCGCTCGAGAGTGCGCGCGCGGGGCTGAACCTCTGCGCGCAGATGATCGTGCCGTCGCTGCTGCCGTTTTTTATCCTCTCGTCGCTGCTGCAGCAGCTCGGGCTGCCGGGCATCCTCGGCAGGTGGCTCTCGCCCGTGACGCAAAAGCTCTTCGGCATCGGCGGCGCGGGCGCATCGGCGCTGCTGCTGGGCGTGACGGGCGGATATCCGCTCGGCGCGGATGCCGTGGCCCGGCTGCGGCGCAGCGGCGCGCTCACGCGCGAGCAGGCCGAGCGCGCGCTCGCATTCTGCAACAATTCCGGCCCAGCGTTTCTCGTCGGCGCGGCAGGCGTGGGCGTGTTTCACAGCGCGGGCTACGGGCTGCTGCTTTACGGCGTGCACGTGCTGTCCGCCGTGATCGTCGGCATGCTCTTCGCCCCGCGCAGCGGCGGCTTTCTGCCGGAGGATCGGTCGCAGATCGCGGCCGTGTCGCTCTCGCAGGCGCTGCCGGAGGCCGTGCGCAGCGCCGTGCGCGCGGTGCTGACGGTCAGCGGCTTTGTGGTCACGTTCAGCGTCATGACCGGTGTGCTCGACGCCTCCGGCCTGCTGCCGGCGCTGGTGGGCACGAGCGCTGCGCGGCTCGGGCTGGAGCTGCACTTTACCCGCGCGCTGTGCACGGGCGTGCTCGAGCTCGGCACCGGCATCGGCGCGATGCAGGGTCTGATGCCGACGCCGGGGAATCTCGCCCTCGCCGCCTTTCTCATCGGCTGGGGCGGCGTGTCCGTGCACTGTCAGACGGCGGCGGTCATCGCCGGGACAGACATCAAAAGCGCCCGACACACGGTCGGGCGCCTGCTGCACGGAGCGATCTCCGCGCTGTGTATGTGGGTTTTGGCAAATCTTCTTTGA
- a CDS encoding PhoH family protein, producing MIEKTMEVDRMEDVISVFGSFDQNLRMIETEYNVRVTDRDEQIHITGEAENVLYAEKAIAGLLSLAAKGEEIGEQNVRYIFRLVREGREQKIQELAGDVVCITAKGKPIKAKTLGQRAYLDAIEQNTITLGVGPAGTGKTYLAVAEAVAAFRAERVNRIILTRPAVEAGERLGFLPGDLQNKVDPYLRPLYDALFEMLGADAYAKYLERGNIEVAPLAYMRGRTLDDSFIILDEAQNTSREQMKMFLTRIGFGSHVVITGDVTQIDLPSDKPSGLKEAIRILDGIDDIAICRLTGADVVRHALVQKIIAAYEQDDKQKEKRAAAAAKKPAARKTTVRKKA from the coding sequence ATGATTGAAAAAACCATGGAAGTCGACAGAATGGAGGACGTCATCAGCGTGTTCGGGTCGTTTGACCAGAACCTGCGGATGATCGAGACCGAATACAACGTGCGCGTGACCGACCGCGACGAGCAGATCCACATCACCGGCGAGGCCGAGAACGTGCTCTACGCCGAAAAGGCCATCGCCGGTCTGCTGTCGCTGGCGGCCAAGGGCGAGGAGATCGGCGAGCAGAACGTGCGCTACATCTTCCGCCTCGTGCGCGAGGGCCGGGAGCAGAAGATCCAGGAACTTGCGGGCGACGTGGTGTGCATCACGGCCAAGGGCAAGCCCATCAAGGCAAAGACGCTCGGCCAGCGCGCGTATCTGGATGCCATCGAGCAGAACACGATCACGCTCGGTGTCGGCCCGGCCGGCACGGGCAAAACATACCTTGCCGTGGCGGAGGCGGTCGCGGCGTTTCGCGCCGAGCGCGTCAACCGCATCATCCTCACGCGCCCGGCGGTCGAGGCGGGTGAGCGGCTGGGCTTTCTGCCCGGCGACCTGCAAAACAAGGTCGACCCCTATCTGCGCCCGCTGTATGACGCGCTCTTTGAGATGCTCGGCGCGGACGCCTATGCGAAATATCTCGAGCGCGGCAACATCGAGGTCGCGCCGCTGGCGTACATGCGCGGCCGCACGCTCGATGACAGCTTCATCATCCTCGACGAGGCGCAGAACACCTCCCGCGAGCAGATGAAAATGTTCCTGACGCGCATCGGCTTCGGCTCGCACGTCGTCATCACCGGCGACGTGACGCAGATCGACCTGCCGTCGGACAAGCCGTCCGGCCTCAAGGAGGCCATCCGCATCCTCGACGGCATCGACGACATCGCCATCTGCCGCCTGACGGGCGCGGACGTCGTGCGCCACGCGCTCGTGCAGAAGATCATCGCCGCCTACGAGCAGGACGACAAACAGAAAGAAAAACGCGCCGCGGCCGCGGCCAAAAAGCCCGCCGCGCGCAAGACGACTGTGAGGAAAAAAGCATGA